The Thermoanaerobaculia bacterium genome contains the following window.
ATTTCCGGGTGTCCTCGCCCGACAACGTGCGCTCCCGGCTCGTCTCGCTCGTCGATCGCTTCGCGGGGAAGAGGATCGCGGTCGCGGGCGATTTCGTTCTCGACCGCTTCGTCCACGGGCTCCCGAAGCGGATCTCGCGCGAGGCGCCGGTGCTGATCCTCGCGTGGTCGCGGGAGGAGAACGTCCCGGGCGGCGGCGCGAACACGGTCGCCAACATCGCGGCCCTGTCGGGCGATCCCGCGCCCGCCGGCGCCGTCGGCGCCGACCCGGAAGGGCGAGAGATCGCCGCCCTGTTCGAGCGCGCGGGGGTCGACCCGTCCCGCCTGGTCGAGGTCGAGGGGTACGCGACGCCGACGAAGACGAGGATCCTCGGCGGCGGCGTCCATTCGATCCGCCAGCAGGTCGTGCGGATCGACCGCGAGGACGTCCTCCCCGAGGATCCCTCGCTTTCCGCGAAGCTCCGCGAGAACGTTCGGCGCGCCGCCGCGGACGCATCGATCCTGGTTCTCTCCGATTACGGATACGGCAGCAGCCGTCCGGAGTGGGTCGCGGCCGCCCGCGACGTCAATCCCGCGATTCGCGTCCTCGTCGACTCGCGCTTCCGCCTGACCGAGTACGCCGGCGCCGATGCCGCGACCCCCAACGAGGAAGAGCTCGAGCGCGCCGCGGGCGAGACGCTCGGCGACTCCGAGGAACGGTTCGAGCGCGCCGGGCGCGCCCTCCTGGGCCGGCTCGCTTCCCCCGCGCTCCTGGTGACGCGGGGAAGCCGCGGAATGGCGCTCTTCCGCCGGGAGCGGCCGACGTTGTCCATTCCCGTGTCCGGTACGTCGCAGGTCGCCGACGTGACCGGTGCGGGCGACACCGTGATGGCGACGTTCGCCCTCGCGCTCGCGGCGGGCGCGAACGAGGCCGAGGCGGCGCTCCTCTCGAATTTCGCCGGCGGGATCGTCGTCATGAAGACGGGAACCGCCACTCTCACCCCGGCCGAGCTCCGCGAGGCGATCGAGCGGGATCGGGCCGTGATTCCCGCGGTGATCTCGAGCGGCGGGATCTGAGGCGACGGCGCGTTCCTCTGAAAACCGGCGTTCCTCGGAACCTTTCGGGTATCCTTC
Protein-coding sequences here:
- a CDS encoding PfkB family carbohydrate kinase, whose amino-acid sequence is MSSPDNVRSRLVSLVDRFAGKRIAVAGDFVLDRFVHGLPKRISREAPVLILAWSREENVPGGGANTVANIAALSGDPAPAGAVGADPEGREIAALFERAGVDPSRLVEVEGYATPTKTRILGGGVHSIRQQVVRIDREDVLPEDPSLSAKLRENVRRAAADASILVLSDYGYGSSRPEWVAAARDVNPAIRVLVDSRFRLTEYAGADAATPNEEELERAAGETLGDSEERFERAGRALLGRLASPALLVTRGSRGMALFRRERPTLSIPVSGTSQVADVTGAGDTVMATFALALAAGANEAEAALLSNFAGGIVVMKTGTATLTPAELREAIERDRAVIPAVISSGGI